In Panacibacter ginsenosidivorans, the following proteins share a genomic window:
- the rmuC gene encoding DNA recombination protein RmuC — MTTELILLIIIAILLLIILIKVFSNSNSTLQTEVRRIEQSVKTEIAANRKETFEQSALARKELQQSLQSFEEKLNHLTTTIDHKLTTFTESNNNNATASRTEIKEALNTFKKDLAQSITELNSIQKDNFFALLNKQSEQNTDTSTKLDSMRQTIEQKVTAMQQSNEQKLEQMRITVDEKLQQTLEARLGESFKLVSERLEAVHKGLGDMQQLATGVGDLKRVLSNVKTRGVLGEYQLENILEQILTTEQYAKNVKTKEGSNALVEFAVKLPGTQDKTLWLPIDSKFPKEDFELLLQAYEHGDATLIEESRKAFVRGIKKCAADICNRYIDPPNTTDFAILFLPFESLYAEVLRTPGLFESIRTEYKINIAGPTTLSAFLSSLQMGFRTLAIEKRSGEVWQLLSAVKTEFGNFSGLLDKAQKNIQTGLDQLEHVAGVRTRAIQKRLRNVDALPAEEAHKILPITTEDLQEEPDEQ, encoded by the coding sequence ATGACTACCGAATTAATTCTTCTTATTATAATTGCAATATTATTACTCATTATTCTCATCAAAGTATTTTCTAATTCTAATAGCACGCTGCAAACAGAAGTGCGCCGCATAGAACAATCCGTAAAAACAGAAATAGCAGCCAACCGCAAAGAAACATTCGAACAATCTGCACTCGCCAGGAAAGAGTTACAACAATCATTACAATCTTTCGAAGAAAAACTCAATCATCTCACCACAACCATCGATCATAAACTCACGACATTCACAGAAAGCAATAACAACAATGCAACTGCAAGCCGCACCGAAATAAAAGAAGCACTCAATACATTCAAGAAAGATCTTGCACAAAGCATTACAGAACTCAACAGCATACAAAAAGATAACTTCTTTGCACTACTAAACAAACAAAGCGAACAAAACACAGACACCAGCACAAAGCTCGACAGCATGCGACAAACCATCGAACAAAAGGTTACCGCCATGCAGCAAAGCAATGAGCAAAAGCTTGAGCAGATGCGCATTACCGTTGATGAAAAACTGCAGCAAACTTTAGAAGCACGTCTCGGCGAAAGTTTCAAACTCGTAAGCGAACGCCTCGAAGCCGTGCACAAAGGCTTAGGCGATATGCAGCAACTTGCCACCGGTGTTGGCGATCTCAAACGTGTACTCAGCAATGTAAAAACACGTGGCGTATTGGGCGAGTATCAACTCGAGAACATACTCGAGCAAATACTTACCACAGAACAATATGCAAAGAATGTAAAAACAAAAGAAGGCAGCAATGCACTCGTAGAGTTTGCCGTAAAACTCCCCGGCACGCAGGATAAAACACTCTGGCTGCCCATAGATTCCAAGTTTCCCAAAGAAGATTTTGAGTTGCTGCTGCAGGCATACGAGCATGGCGATGCCACACTCATAGAAGAAAGCCGCAAAGCATTTGTACGCGGCATAAAAAAATGCGCCGCAGACATCTGCAACCGTTATATCGATCCGCCAAACACAACAGACTTTGCCATACTCTTTCTGCCCTTCGAAAGTTTATATGCAGAAGTCTTGCGCACACCCGGTCTGTTCGAAAGCATCCGCACCGAATACAAAATAAACATTGCCGGACCCACCACACTCTCCGCCTTCTTAAGCAGTTTACAAATGGGTTTCCGCACACTCGCCATAGAAAAGCGCAGCGGCGAAGTATGGCAGTTACTCAGTGCCGTAAAAACAGAGTTTGGCAATTTCAGCGGCTTACTCGATAAAGCACAGAAGAACATACAAACCGGGCTCGACCAGTTAGAGCATGTTGCAGGCGTACGCACAAGAGCCATACAAAAAAGATTAAGAAATGTAGATGCTTTGCCAGCGGAAGAAGCACATAAAATCTTACCAATAACAACAGAAGATTTACAGGAAGAACCTGATGAACAATGA